Proteins encoded together in one Amblyomma americanum isolate KBUSLIRL-KWMA chromosome 1, ASM5285725v1, whole genome shotgun sequence window:
- the LOC144133181 gene encoding importin-7-like — translation MESITTLLHEEQCPVDEYPVAKEVMRAIQNTDPMCFGALTSGPQFVEQKRSPQEICVLTDQTKAAAESNRIEKSGGYVFQNQTLPPPFSSGGTPFR, via the coding sequence ATGGAGTCGATCACGACGCTCCTTCACGAAGAACAGTGCCCTGTCGACGAGTACCCGGTCGCCAAGGAGGTCATGCGAGCCATCCAGAACACCGACCCGATGTGCTTCGGAGCGCTCACGTCGGGCCcgcagttcgtcgagcagaaGAGGTCCCCACAGGAGATCTGCGTGCTGACCGACCAGACGAAGGCCGCCGCAGAGTCGAACCGGATAGAGAAAAGCGGCGGATACGTGTTCCAGAACCAGACGTTGCCCCCACCGTTCAGCTCTGGTGGCACACCCTTCCGCTAG